Proteins encoded together in one Paracoccus sp. SMMA_5_TC window:
- a CDS encoding zinc-ribbon domain-containing protein, with translation MRLTCPRCAAQYEIAAAAIPATGREVECSACGHVWHQPGQIKTGAAPAASRALAAQPRTPLAQPPAAPEAPPPAPQAPAALSRPMDDSVLSILIEETAREMQAREAEAAARAQARDWPAATVTGEDDVPQPSPVAPQTRTVVTTPPPAGRSAPKAEPGSRDHQPPVSARLPDAAELAATLTRLPDPPAPALARSADAPAPAEPVQNGPGAGLEPLAAAGPGSMPAENAAPPQPPRANRRGDPRTLMAESLVAEAADLHIRPAQRQTRPPMPAVPASRPRRAYAMGLALGLAVTLALGLAHLLLPPTQPAAGPLAQLRQQIDQGRLWLHQRLGGDAAQGAGSETVE, from the coding sequence ATGCGCCTGACCTGCCCCCGCTGCGCGGCCCAATACGAAATCGCCGCCGCCGCCATTCCCGCGACGGGGCGCGAGGTGGAATGTTCTGCCTGCGGCCATGTGTGGCACCAGCCGGGCCAGATCAAGACCGGCGCTGCACCTGCTGCAAGCCGCGCCTTGGCGGCGCAGCCGCGAACCCCGCTGGCCCAGCCCCCCGCGGCACCCGAGGCGCCCCCCCCTGCGCCGCAAGCCCCGGCGGCATTGAGCCGACCGATGGACGATTCGGTGCTGTCGATCCTGATCGAGGAAACCGCGCGCGAAATGCAGGCCCGCGAGGCCGAGGCAGCCGCGCGCGCACAAGCGCGGGACTGGCCAGCGGCAACGGTCACGGGCGAGGACGATGTGCCGCAGCCATCCCCAGTCGCGCCCCAGACCCGGACGGTCGTCACCACGCCGCCGCCGGCCGGTCGATCCGCGCCGAAAGCCGAGCCCGGATCACGGGATCATCAACCGCCGGTCAGCGCACGGCTTCCGGATGCCGCCGAACTTGCCGCCACGCTGACGCGCCTTCCCGACCCGCCTGCCCCCGCGCTGGCGCGCAGCGCCGATGCCCCGGCCCCAGCAGAGCCTGTGCAGAACGGTCCCGGCGCCGGGCTGGAGCCACTGGCGGCGGCCGGACCCGGCAGCATGCCTGCGGAAAATGCGGCGCCCCCACAGCCGCCGCGCGCCAACCGGCGCGGCGATCCCCGCACATTGATGGCCGAGTCGCTGGTGGCCGAGGCCGCAGATCTGCATATCCGCCCAGCGCAGCGCCAAACCCGGCCACCGATGCCGGCCGTGCCCGCATCGCGGCCACGCCGGGCCTATGCCATGGGTCTGGCGCTGGGTCTGGCGGTGACGCTGGCGCTGGGGCTGGCACATCTGTTGCTGCCGCCGACACAGCCCGCTGCGGGACCGCTGGCGCAGCTGCGCCAGCAGATCGACCAGGGCCGCCTGTGGTTGCACCAGCGCCTTGGCGGCGATGCCGCGCAAGGCGCGGGCTCAGAAACCGTCGAGTAG